The DNA window GATTAACTATTTTCTTCACGCCGTTGTGAAATAAAAATGCTACTACTATCTCTATAATAGAGACATTCTTTTTTAGCACAGATGTTAAAAAAATGGGGTAAGCGAAAGAGAATATAAAGCATGAAATAGATCGATGAACATCAAACTATTCTTCCTTCAAGTAATGATCATAAGCCGAAAAATAATCCTTGCACGAATCATTTTAAATAAGCAACAACAGACCATAATCTGCAATACAAGACAGTAAAAGTTATAATGTGAAGCATTTAAAAGAAGTAGAAGAGCTTAAGATTCCTTGGTTGCCGGGGCCTTCTTTGCAGCTTCTGCAGCCGCTTTCTCTGCTTCTATATCGGCAACTATGGCGTCAATTTCAGCTTCTTCGAGTTGGCGCAGTCCCTGCTCTTTAGTCATTACAGCAACTTCGATGTTCTTTCCTCCGCTTTCAACAACCTTCAAGCAAGATGACAGAAAAATCCTTAGCCATTTAAGCAAACAACGCATTTGCAGTATGTAGATACTCTTACTAAAATACCAAGTCACGGAAAACACACCCCAAGCAGGTAATTTTACCCCGATCATATTGCTCAGTTTGCAGAAAAGATGTAATGGACATACAAGTTCCAGAAATCTGCCATTTACCCGAACTCATCCACCTTCGGGATTCCACACAGTGTCGTGGATGGGAGTCGAATCATACACACCTATTCTacatttagttttattttaccCCACTGACCACTCGATATTATAATTCACAATAGTTCAATTTAGTGAGTAAAGAATGCCTATGGACCTCTTTGACTGGAAAAAGATCATGTCAAGAACGAGTAAGACGAATAACCCTCATCCTTTATCGAAGAGAATGCTTGGTAGTGAAATAGCACCGACATGACATGGTAATCACAAGTGAAATAAATTTTGAGATTCAATGATAATATACCTCAAGTAGAGCCCTGATGGCTAACTTCACAGTTTCTTGGCCAGATGTTTCGGTGTAGTTCTTCTCAAGAAACTCTCTGATAGAGTTTGAGTTTCTCCCAGTAGCATTGGCTTTCCATGCAGAAAAAGTGCCTGACGGATCAGTCTGATACAGTGCTGGAGTACCCGTATGTGGATCGAACCCGATGATCAAGGTTGAAAGGCCAAAAGGTCTCACACCACCACTTTGGGTGTACTTCTGTTGAAGACCAGCAATGTAGCGAGTTATGTATTCAACGGTTACAGGATCCTCTATCGTAAGCCTATAGCTCTGGCATTCTATACGCGCCCTATTTATCAAAACGCGAGCATCTGCCTTCAGGCCTGCACATGCCAACGCGATGTGATTGTCTAGGTTGACAATCTTCCTCACTGACCTGAGATATGCCAAATAGAAGTAGGTATTAACAGCAAATAGCCTTTATATACCTACCAAATTTGAAGTACAGATATTGGATTCAAAATGGAACAGCAAAGAAAACATGTACAAGACTTGTAACTTGTAAACAAAATTAGACAATTTAACAGGTTAACAAACAAAATCCGTACTCTATTGACATAAGAACTTCTCTTCTAGTATACAATCACCTTAGCCTGGAGAAACCTCAGGGAATGACGAGAGAAGAAATGCAATACATCATTCAGGAATACAACTGATTCTCAAAATGGTTCTGAAGAATCTGAACCATACATTAAGTTAATTTTCTTCGGAAAAAATGGCAACCATTTCAAAGACTCCATTCTAAAACATACAGTAAGTTAATTTTCTTTCAGAAAAAATGCCAACCATTTCAAAGACCCGCATTCTAAAACACACACAAGTATTCAAGCAGCATCTCTCTATATTAGAGGAATCATCATGTTCACTTCGTATTTTGCAAAACCAGTTCAGAAAAAAGCATTTTGTTAGCTAACTACAATCCGAAGTAGCAACATCACAAAACTCGGTTCATTACATCATTCTACACATCAAACCAAGctttaaattattttcttctCATCAACTGGCAAACCTAACCAGACACAGCAATGAACACTAACTAAACTGATATACTCAAGCTAGAGACACAACAATAACAGACAAAGCTCAACCCGGAATTGAATTTACCCTACTGCTATAGAACAATCAGTACAAAACAAAGACGTAGTCAGAGAacagaaaattttaaaaattgaaaaaaataaacaactagTAATTCATACATAAAACCGCTaatgaattataaaaaaaaacataaaaacaattCCTAAACACAAACGAAATAATTAAACATGAATAGCAAACCCTAAATAGATCTAATGATACATCTAAAACCGCAAAAATTAACTTGACAGTCAAAAACAATATTTCCCGATCTGCAATCACGCGTGTAGTGGAGAGAAAATGAATAAACCTCGAATCCTGCAGCTTAGGAGTGGACTTTTTCTCGACGGCGAGTACGATGGTGTCGGAGCCGCGAACACCGACGGCGGCGTTACCCTTGCGCACGGCTTCGAGAGCGTACTCCACCTGAAATAGGTGGCCGTCGGGGGAGAAAACAGTAATTGCTCTGTCGTATCGCGCCATATCTCAACAATCAAGCGATCTGCCGGAATCTCTTTCGTTTCTTCCCTGAAGTAGTATGATTTTGGTGATTCGAAGAGGAGTGAGGAAGAAATTGAAGGAGTTTTAAGAGAGAGAGTTCATCGGAGCTTGGGCGACACGATAGATAGGAAAAAAGGTTTGTGTTGTGTTGAAATCGCTTGTTTTGATAGacggtttttaattaaacttAAATGAGAAAATAATGATATTCATAAAAGTAACAActacatatattattattattattattattattattattattatgtagaAAATGAAGGCATTTtctaaaaccaaaaaaaaaggttaagattccataaatgaaaaatatttttgtaatCACAGCAAAATAAAGATAGCAAATTGGCCCATTCATCGCTTTTTAATCGAAGCTTAGCACAGCCCAATTTGTTTTTAAAACAAAGCCATGTAGGCTGTAGCCCAACTAAAAAATCTAGAgtatgtataataattatttaaattatttattttgatttagtaattatgatattttttatgATACTCAAACGATATCgttttagtaaaataaatactactgctattttttattgtaaaataCAATATGATTTTTATCATTACCAAAAGGTATTATTTATATGCAAGTGAGATAGTTGGcaaacaaaattatattttgtgaTTTGATAAGTattgtattttcaaattttatgtgattgaccaaacttaaattataaattaaactaATATTGTCTCATACTAAAATGGAGTAGCCTGCATGAAAATTTCCCTCCACAAAACTTGATTTTTCCACCATATGCCATCTATTCTCATGCAAAAGAAATATGCATTTGCCAAAACGTCAACTAATTATCCCaaaaaacatgcaaaatttaTTGTGGTTGTATCCACCTACTCGACGTATTGGTTAGGAGAAAACGTTTTATCAAGGCACAATAATATGATTCCAAGTTATATTTCaagcttttttttttcaaatatttgaaACACGGCGTGACACGCTGAAGAGTCTATCAATCAATTCACAACCCTGAATTCGCATAAATCAATAGAATTCTCAACATCGTTAACCAAAATCGAATAAACTAACAGACCCCTAATATCATCGGCGATGCGACAACAAAACATTACGATCCGTATGATACACGACCGCATCGTACTCGTACACATTACAAACACCGGCGGGGTCCTTGAAATAAGTACTCGTGAGAATATAACCGGTGGCCATCCTAAACGCGGCAGTGCCACCCACGATCGAGACCTCCCTGACCTCATGGGTCAAGGGGTTCCGGCCGAGAATGCTGAGCGTGCTCCCCTCGTACTCGCCCTTGGTGAATACGAGGTTCAAGACCATCACGAGGGCCCTCTCGTGAAGGTCGGCCTGGCCCACGGTCCCCTGCATTCGCCCGACCTCGGGGGAGTCGAGGCCGGGGCCCGAGGTCACGAGGTTGTCGAGCACGAGAAACTTACCGAACTTCGACGGGAGGACGTCGGTCAGGTTGCAACTCGCCACCGCCCACACGGTGGGGCTGTCCCCGCCGATGAAGTCGTGGAGGTAGAAGCGGAGGCGCGTGACCTTCCTCTTTTCGCCGGTATGCGTTGATTCCGTCTGCGGCGGCGGAATCAGCAATGATGATGTTAGTATGACTAGGATTAGAGTGTTAATTTTTGCCATGGCTTcctttttcagattttttttccttttgctTTTCTTTTCTATTGATTTGAAATGGGTGAAATTGATTTTTTCATGCCAAATGCAATTACTCCATAGTAGAACATAAAGCTGATCAACAACGTTAGTTGATTTTGCtgctttattttattgttgGACCTTTGACTCGgaatatatatatgcatggaAATATAAATGGTAGATGCATTATTTACTCTtctcaattaaataatttaattaatattgagCTCATCAAAAAGAGGTTGGACTTTGGAGAATATCATTCTTTTTTCATTGATTGGAAAAGTCCAAAATAAGttagtaataataattatttgtaaaccataaaaaaaattgaaatggtGTTTGAAGTTTGAACTATTCCCTTAGAAAGGAAGTCATAAAAGAAATGGTTATACTATCTATAGAGCATCAAGACCTACAAGAGATAAAATCAATGTCAATTTCTAAGGGAAATAAATGGGGTAAGGAAAATTGTCCTTTACAAATCCACCACAACTAAAATAATAGGTTTATCATATATcaaatctaattatttttaaCACTGGCCCCACCAAATACTAGTAGAACATATAATTGTGGTTTGATTAATCATGAATTATAGTACATGTACACTATTTTGGAATAAGACCATTAATGGAAATTGccaactaagagcatccactatatgCGGACGTCCCAAATAGCCCCGCCCcccttttttgtccatagccccaatttttttgtccacaaTCCTAAATTTTTGTTTCCGCCattataggcggacacttccaatagccccgaaattttataaccaatttttattttaattttaaaataaaatacatgtaCATAATCCCTCAATTTACAAAACTCCAACATCTCCGGTGAGCTCTCCGACCTGGCCAGCCTCGTCGCCTGTTCCTCCCTATCCCTCCTCAACCTCTCCGCCAACACAATCAACCAATCCCCCCACTCTCCCCCACGCGCCGCCGTATTTTCCTCCCTCAAAACCCTCGATCTCTCCCACAACAACATCTCCGGCGACTCCGCCGCCTCGTGGCTGCTCTCCGCCTCCGCATTCCCCTCCATCCAGCAATTGTCGCTCCAATTCAACAAGCTCGCCAGAATCCTCCCGGAACTCAACAATTCAACTCAGCTCCGATCGCCGAAAAAAATCGAAGGGGCCGACGGCGCGCCGACCGCCGCCCCACTATAGACCGGCGCGCCTATCGCCCCGCCGCCCCGTCCTCGCCCCCATTTTTTCGTCCGCCCCGTGGCGGACGTCCCTCCCACTATAGTCCGCCCCGTCGTCTCCCCCTCTGAGTCGTCCGCCTCGCCtcgcctatagtggatgctctaaatagtCAAATACTCTGCCATGCATATAAAGAGtaattatatttcaaaataacattaaaaatgtAATTTCTCAAATTTGAGATATGAGTAATCATGATTGTGGGATAACTGAGaaatttgttgacattttaacataaaaataaaacaagaaaatgaacaaaataaaacaatgtCAAAATTTGTTGACATTGTGGGCctaaaatacaataaaattactTTACCCACACTCAATTATTTACCTGTTGTGGCATCTTCATCTTATCTTATCATTATTGATTAGGTATCTATCTATCAAATAATTAATCTTCATCTTATCTTATCATTATTGATTAGGTATCTATCTATCAAATAATTAGTAgtatatgatatgatatgatatcaaagtttaaaaaaattaagcaaATACTACAAAACAACGAATGAGGAcaaaatgaaagaagaaaaatggTGCTTAGCTGTTAAActatgcataattggtaaattaaAGATTGTTTCTCAAAAATTATTACAAAAGCGATTTACTGACTAATACAATTAGCAGCACATGGTGTAAAAGGGTGATGGATGGGACACACTAACACGATGAAAGCATAGGTCTTAACTAAGTGGGGATTATTTAATCAAACTAGGCGATTTGATTATTCGTATTATAATTCTCAAACATGATTTGATAAAAGATAATTATGAAAATGGTAAACAAAACTATTTAACTCCCTCCTTAATGAGATCGAATTCGTAATGAATTCCATCCAATGCCCTCCTCAATCCATCTTTAGATGTTGCGTACAATATTTTTGCTCTTATTCTTGATGCTGTTGGGGCCCTGCAATTTAATATGCTATGTGTCATCATGAGAAAAATAGAAACCATAAAAATGTACATATTCCATTAATATTGTCTTATAATATCTCATCTATTTGGTGTTACGTCATACTCaaaatgacacattttcttTGATTGAATGTATTATTACTCGCTGCTCAACGCACTAaacaacaacaaataaaattttGTGATGAAGTAATAGTTCAACCAGCATTTATGTTAGATTCTAAGAAAGATTTTAGCAATAAACGAAAAATGCAAGAAATAGAATCCGTGAGAACAAACGTAATGAAGAAAGCATAGTGAAGAAGGTGACGATAACTCCAAATATCGaatttgtaataatggagtgctcatttcagttggaagaagctcggctagaaaggagttcggtaagctcggcttaccgagctggaactagcctggaactagccgagaagaagaagaagaaggcagaagtcggtaagctcagcggtaaggaagctcggtatggaagctcggtatggaagctcggcgttgagctggaatgagccgagaaagaagagttcggttgtaagccgagaaggaagagttcggttgtaagccgagaatgagttcggtattgagccgaggaaggagctcggtcttgaaccgagaaggtagaagcaacctagccgaactagccgttggagcagcagttagttagctgagatgtagcggttattcttcttgctttcttgattcttcttgtagttagttagtagcagttgctacgtgattatagagctttaaatagctcaccatgtatgtagtttagagtagagtttaatcaataaagagttttccagttttctctccaagattatcatcttcaatactcaaagtgtgagtgtgtgtgttttctgcattgtgtgatctcatacaacagtgagtgtgtgtgtgatctgtttgagtgtgtgaaagccttgtgtgcgtaaatcccaacaagtggcgccgtctgtgggaaagggatattgaagctgatttgcagaggatcaaacggtttcagagatggcagcaaggcttgatgcagagaagttcacaggcaagaatgattatggcctgtggaagatgaagatgaaggcggttttaattcaacaaggcttggcggcagttcttgcaaaaccggatgagaaaggaaaggctccagtgcttgatgaaaagGCTCAGGCAAaaatggaggagatgcagctcaaggcacattctgcagtgattctgtgccttggagataaggtcttgagggaagttcaagaagccaagactgcggtggagatcttggacaagttagatgaagtttacttggccaaatccttggcaaaccggctgtatctcaagaagaggctgtatgcctatagtttttctggagataggtccatcattgagcagctagaggagttcaacaagatcattgatgacctgggatctgttgatgtcaagatctcagatgaggataaggccattctcacat is part of the Salvia splendens isolate huo1 chromosome 22, SspV2, whole genome shotgun sequence genome and encodes:
- the LOC121787693 gene encoding proteasome subunit alpha type-7-like; the protein is MARYDRAITVFSPDGHLFQVEYALEAVRKGNAAVGVRGSDTIVLAVEKKSTPKLQDSRSVRKIVNLDNHIALACAGLKADARVLINRARIECQSYRLTIEDPVTVEYITRYIAGLQQKYTQSGGVRPFGLSTLIIGFDPHTGTPALYQTDPSGTFSAWKANATGRNSNSIREFLEKNYTETSGQETVKLAIRALLEVVESGGKNIEVAVMTKEQGLRQLEEAEIDAIVADIEAEKAAAEAAKKAPATKES
- the LOC121787694 gene encoding dirigent protein 1-like produces the protein MAKINTLILVILTSSLLIPPPQTESTHTGEKRKVTRLRFYLHDFIGGDSPTVWAVASCNLTDVLPSKFGKFLVLDNLVTSGPGLDSPEVGRMQGTVGQADLHERALVMVLNLVFTKGEYEGSTLSILGRNPLTHEVREVSIVGGTAAFRMATGYILTSTYFKDPAGVCNVYEYDAVVYHTDRNVLLSHRR